The Leguminivora glycinivorella isolate SPB_JAAS2020 chromosome 17, LegGlyc_1.1, whole genome shotgun sequence genome has a window encoding:
- the LOC125235357 gene encoding uncharacterized protein LOC125235357 has translation MMLVKEVALVCFLALAVAAEKKIELQDIEDDNLKSEKEKEQEQKSEPRSQTVIPGTGPGLLPLEFFKNGLLRYFENPNPVPQQPRYVQQYAVTEPPEKPPTQIASPKSQYGAPSTQQAMVGYLSNVPMQIYLVPQYYNENGEQAANSQPGVQYAAPVVSRINAYPTAPEAIQPQQNFIEVPAYVTPTGKTYIQQPVAYVSYAAPSTVAPVQATVAPLIYQVPVVQYPTAIAAPPVAPKGYYQNPQFTETNNVEEVQENEIENPKDYSSQTDVSYSKPSPEYPRYYSSHSPLREDPRHNVISELPPPNPLLLKGPPSHLSHLPKALPMFRPLSKPVYAAGGNFISSAYSPKPSESFGIPYKRRPMSLLDSYVPSGVQLEYMKRGYAKDPLAAYEALSSHRHYSHYPAPRHYERGFLPNQMYHTAAGGITFGHLKRTPKLDKSSQN, from the exons ATGATGCTAGTGAAAGAG GTTGCCCTTGTGTGCTTCCTGGCCCTCGCTGTCGCAGCCGAGAAGAAAATCGAGTTGCAAGATATTGAAGATGACAATTTGAAAAGTGAAAAAGAAAAAGAGCAAGAGCAGAAATCCGAACCTCGGTCTCAAACTGTGATTCCGGGCACTGGTCCTGGTTTATTACCGCTAGAATTCTTCAAAAATGGACTTCTAAGATATTTTGAAAATCCGAATCCGGTTCCTCAGCAGCCCAGATATGTCCAGCAATATGCGGTTACTGAGCCACCAGAAAAACCTCCAACACAAATAGCCTCCCCTAAATCTCAGTACGGAGCACCTTCTACTCAGCAAGCGATGGTTGGCTATCTATCCAATGTCCCTATGCAAATATATCTAGTCCCACAGTATTACAATGAAAatggagagcaagcagctaacAGCCAGCCGGGAGTTCAATACGCTGCACCAGTAGTCAGTCGAATTAACGCCTATCCTACAGCGCCAGAAGCAATACAGCCTCAACAGAATTTCATAGAGGTTCCAGCGTACGTTACCCCTACTGGAAAAACATATATCCAGCAACCAGTTGCTTACGTCAGCTACGCTGCTCCGTCCACTGTAGCCCCCGTGCAGGCTACTGTCGCACCATTGATATACCAAGTGCCGGTGGTCCAGTACCCAACAGCTATAGCCGCACCTCCCGTTGCGCCCAAAGGTTATTATCAGAACCCCCAATTCACCGAAACAAATAATGTTGAAGAAGTTCaagaaaacgaaatcgaaaATCCAAAGGACTATTCAAGTCAAACAGATGTGTCTTATTCTAAGCCAAGTCCTGAATATCCTCGATATTATTCCTCTCACTCCCCTCTTAGAGAAGATCCGCGGCACAATGTCATTTCTGAGCTTCCTCCACCCAATCCATTGCTTTTGAAAGGCCCGCCGTCACATTTATCTCACCTTCCTAAAGCACTGCCGATGTTCCGTCCCTTATCAAAGCCAGTGTACGCCGCCGGTGGCAACTTCATATCATCTGCATATTCACCTAAACCCAGCGAAAGCTTTGGTATTCCTTATAAGCGAAGACCTATGTCTCTGCTCGATTCATATGTGCCTTCAGGGGTTCAGTTGGAATATATGAAAAGGGGCTACGCCAAGGACCCTCTTGCAGCTTACGAAGCGCTGTCCAGCCACCGACACTACTCCCACTATCCCGCGCCTCGACATTACGAAAGAGGTTTCCTCCCGAACCAGATGTACCATACTGCTGCCGGAGGAATCACTTTCGGACACTTGAAAAGGACACCGAAGTTAGATAAATCATCACAAAATTAA